The window TGGCGGCGAACAAGGATTCGTATACCCGCTGCATAATTGTGTCGGCCCGGTCGTCGTCATTACCGAAAAACGGGGTCTTGTTGCGGAGTTTCAACCGCAGAGCCTCATCATTTTGAAAATTGTTTCGCAGGGCGCTGAGCAGTCTGGCCATGGGCAGGCTGCCGTCGTCAAAGACATGGGTCTTGATCGCCGACAGGCTGTCGGTCACCGTGCCGATGCCGCAGCACTGGATGTAGTTGGTGTTGTAACGCGGCCCGCCGTCATAGTAATCCCGGCCATTTTCGATACAGTCATGGATGACCACCGACAGGAAGGGGGCGGGTGAATATTTGCTGTACATCCGCTCGATGTAGTTGTTGACCCGGACCTTCAGATCGACGACGTATTGGAGCTGGCGGGTGAATGCCTGGTACAGCTCGTCAAAGGTCGTGAAGGTGGCCGGGTCGCCGGTGGCGATGGTTATCATCTTGCCAGTCAACTGGTCGAGGCCGTTATTGAGGGTAACCTCTAAGATCTTCGGGACGTTCAGGTATCCGGTGAGGATATAGGCCTCCTTGCCGAAGGCGCCGGTCTCGATGCAGCCGCTGGTGCCGCCCTCCCGGGCATCCTCAACCGTCTTGCCAACCCGCACCTGCTCCATGACCACCGCGTCGCTATTGAACACCGACGGATAGCCGTAGCCCTTGCGAATGACCCTGGTCGCGGCCTTGAGGAAGCGGTCCGGGGTTTTGCTGCTGATATGGACGCTCGGCTGCGGTTGCAGAAGGTGCAGTTCGTCGGAGACCTCCAGACAGATATAAGACACCTCGTTACAGGCATCGGCGCCTGACCGGTTCAGGCCGCCGAGATTGATTTGGGTGAAATCGTTGTAGGTGCCGCTTTCCTTGGCGGTGACCCCGACCTTTGGCGGTGCCGTATGATTATTGACCTTGATCCACAGGCAGCTGATCAGTTCCTTGGCCTGGTCGCGGGTGAGAATTCCCTCGGCTAGATCCCTTTCATAGAACGGCTGGAGGTGCTGGTCGATATGGCCGGGGGTCATGGCGTCCCAGCCATTTAGTTCAGTGATGGTGCCGAGGTGGACGAACCAGTACATCTGCAGGGCCTCGTACAGGGTGCGCGGTTTTTCGGCGGGGACCCGCCGGCATATCGCCGCGATGCGGCGCAGCTCGTCGCGGCGCTCCGGGTCCTTTTCGGCCGCGGCCATGGTCTCGGCAAGGTCGGCGTGGCGGTTTGCAAAGACAATGACCGCATCGCAGGCGATATCCATGGCCCGCAGCTGTTCAGCCTTGTCGGCTGCCGCCGGATCGCCTTCGAAATCGAGGCGGCGCAGCCGATCGGCGATCTTTGCCTTAAAATCAACCATGCCCATGCTATAAATGGTGCCGTCCAGGGCGGTGTGGCCAGGCGCCCGCTGCTCCATAAACTCGGTGAACAGGCCTGCTTCATAGGCAACGCGCCATTCGGCGGGGACGTCCTGGAAGATGCGGTCGCGCATCGAGCGGCCCTGCCAATAGGGGATGACCTCTTCTTCGTAGCGGCGGATGTCTTCATCCGTCACCCGGTAGCTGGCCATGGCCCGGGAGTTGAGAATGCGCAGATCCTCGGCGCTGTGGCAGGTCAGTTCCGGAAAGGTCGGCACTACCTTTGGTCCTGGGCCGCGCTCGCCGACCAGCAGTTCGCCTTCGCCAATATGGATGGTCTTGTGGCTGCAGAGATGGTGAAAGCATTTGGCCCGCAGCACCGGCAGGGAGTATTTGCCGTTATTTTCCTTGTAAAAGGCGGTCTCAAGAAGGGCCCGCTCTATGGAGATTGATGGCTGCGCGGCAAAACTTTCTTGCCGCAGTTTTTGTATCCTGCTGTTCATTCTATCCTCCGATACTGACGTCATCAGTGAAATTTCTCAGTGAATATGCAATAGCATCAATGTGCTCTCGGTCCGGGGCGGTGAAGGTCTCCCCTTTATAAACCCGGCCGAGTTTGCGGTATTTGGCGGTAGCCGAAGGATGGTAGGGCAGGATGTCGATGCCCTGCACCCCAGGGCAGGCAGCGACAAAGGCGCCCATTGCCGCGATATTTTCGGTACCGTCATTGATGCCCTGGATGAGGGGCAGGCGCACCCTGACCGCGTGTCCCGCCTGATACAGTTCCTTGAGATTTGCGAGAATCAGGTCATTGGCGACGCCGGTCAACCGTTTGTGGATTGTGCTGTCCATATGTTTGATATCGTATAAAAAGAGCTCGGTGTGCCGGGCGATATCGAGCAGGGTTGTCGTTGGCGCGAAGCCGCTGGTATCGACGACCCGGTGGATGCCCAGATGGCCGCAGGCCTGCAGCAAGGCGAGGAGGGCCTCCGGCTGGCATAGTGGCTCACCGCCTGAGCAGGTTATACCGCCACCGCTTTGGTCAAAAAACGGCAGATCCTTGGATATTTCAGCAACGATCTCGGCGATGCTCATCTTCTTGCCGGTGGACTCGTGGGCAAGGGCCGGGCAGATCGCCACACAGGAAGCGCAGGAGGCACAGACATCTTGAGCGCGATTGATGCCCTGGGTGGTGTGGTGCAGAGCCCTTTCCGGGCAGTGGTTGACACATTCGCCGCAGCCGACGCATTTTTCCGCCAGGAAAAGGATTTTGGCGTCGAAATCAATTCCCTCCGGATTATGGCACCAATGGCAGGCGAGCGGACAACCCTTGAAAAAGATGGTCGTTCGAATGTTCGGGCCATCGTGCAGGGCATAGCGTTTGATGGCAAAGATGTTGGCAAAAACGGTCTTCATCGGGTTATTTAACAATAAATCTCATTCCTGTACAAGGCAAATACTTGCGGCCGGCGAGAATTACAAGGAATACTCAGACGGCAAGGCCAATAAAAATGGGCGACAAAATAAATGTATACTATATATGTATGCAATATTGGCATCTTCGCCAAGGAAAATAATTGAGCTGACAGAGAACTTGAAGAAATGGTAAAGTCCTAGCAAGAAGGGGGCACAGTCGAGCAAAATGACTGCAGCTAATGATCGGTTGAGCAACTTGTCAGCTCACATGAAACGCATGCCCTTGCGGTGTGCCAAGAGTTGTATTTTTAAATGAAAAACGGAGATAACAATATGAAATTGCTGGTACTCCTGGGCAGTCCCCGCAAAGGCAACAGCGAGACCCTGGCCCGCACGGTAGCCGGGGCGATTGAGGCGGGCGGCGGAACCGTTGAATACAAGCGGTTGAACGAGCTAAGTATCAGGCCGTGTCAGGCTTGCGGCGGCTGCGAAAAAACCGGCAGCTGTGTCATCAAGGACGACATGACGGAGATCTACCAGGCGGCCGACGAGGCTGACCGGATACTCCTCGTCAGCCCGGTCTATTTCTACGCCTTGTCGGCCCAGGCGAAGATCTGCGGTGACCGGTTTCAGGCACGCTGGTCGCGGAAATATCTGCTGAAAGAGAGGTTTCGTCAGGGTGAGGGCCGCAAGGGCTATCTTCTTTCCACCTCGGCTACCAAAGGACCGAAGATTTTTGACTGCAGCATTCTGACCGCCAGATATATCTTTGATGCCATGGACGTCCAATATGGCGGCGAGTTTCTCGTCAAGGGCGTCGATACCCGCAAGGCGGTCCTTGGCTTACCGGATGAAATTGCCAAAGCGGAACAGTTTGGTAGGGATATGCTTGCCGGTAAAGCCTGATTTTCGGTGAACCCTCTGCTCAGCCACGTCCCTGGCGCCGATATAGTTATTTATTTTCAGGGCTAAGTCTGCTATGTATGGACGCGCGTTTTCGGGCGTGGCAGGTACCGGATCCTCGATGCTGCGGGGTTTGGCCGACTGTGCGCGCTTTTTGCCAAATTTTGATATGTTGTAACAATGAACAGGGATTTCAACCAACTCCAGTCGACCCAGTTTGACCTCGTCATTGTCGGCGGCGGGATTCACGGTGCCGTCCTCGCCTATGAAGCAGTGCGGGCTGGCTACCGGGTGGCCCTTTTGGAAAAAGGCGATTTCGGCCATTCCACCTCGGCCAATAGCCTGAAAATTATCCACGGCGGTATCCGCTATCTGCAGCACGGTGATCTGCCGCGAATGCGCGAATCGATAGTTTCCCGGCGCCAGATGATGGCCCTGGCACCGCACCTCGTCAAACCGCTCCGTTGCCTGATGCCCACCTATGGTCACGGCATCAAAGGGCGGGAGATGATGCGCCTTGCCTTTGCTATCTATGATCTGATTGCCTTTGATCGCAATAAGGGTCTGCCGCCCGAAAACCATCTGCCCTGCGGTTCGTCGGTTCCCCGTGATGCGGTGAAATGGATCGTCCCCGGTATCGCTGAGGCCGGACTGACTGGCGGGGCGATCTGGCATGATGCCATCGTTGTCGACAGTGAGCGGCTGGTTCTCGAATATCTGAAGGAAGCGGCGCGTTATGGAGCGGCCACCTTCAATTATGTCGAGGCCACCGATGTTGTCATGGCCGGCAACCAGGTGGCGGCGGTGCAGGTCCGCGATCTGGCGAGCGGTAGGGAGTTCAGGGTCGGCTGCCAGACGGTGGTCAACGCCACCGGTCCATGGCTGGAAGGACTCGGTGGCGGGCAGGCAGGGAAAGGCCGTCAGCTGTGGGCGACCGCCGTCAATATTGTCGTGAAGAAACAGCTCTTTCAGGACTATGCGGTAGGGCTTGAGGGTTACACCGAGTTCACCGACAAGGACGCCCTGATTAAGCGCGGCAAACGCCTGTTCTTTTTTGTGCCCTGGCAGGGCAGATATACCATGATCGGCACGACCTACACCCCCTATCATGGTACGGCCGACGGCTTTTCCCTGGCGCGGGAGGAGGTGGCGAAGGTCCTGGAGGATATCAACAAGATCTATCCGCACGGCCACCTTGGCATGGATGATGTGTCGTTTTATCATGCCGGCCTCCTGCCCATCAAAGAGAGCGACGACAGCGGCGCCGATTCGGTGCAGCTTGACAAGTCGTCGCTGATCATCGATCATGGCCCACAGGATGGCCGGTACGGTCTTTTTTCCATCAAGGGGGTCAAGTACACCACGGCCCCGGACATCGCCGGGAAGATGGTCGGAATTCTCTCAGGCAACCGGTGGCTGGGCAAAAGAAAGAAGGGCAGCTATGTCGCCGTGCCGCCGCGCAACCTCGATTTTGGGCCGGCGATCAGCCAGCTCGGCTGGGGGTTCGAGGTGATCAAGAAACATCTCAGCCTCCGGTATGGAACAAGGTGGCGCGAGGTCTTTGGTTATATCGCCAAAAACTACCCCAAAAGCGGCAACGGCGGGGCGCTGTGGATATCCGATGAACCGGCCCTTCTCGCCTGCGAGCTGCAGTACTTTATCCACGAGGAGATGGCCCTGCACCTGGCCGACGTCGTGTTCAGACGAACCAACCTCGCTGCCGCCGAATGCCCGTCCCGGGAGTTTCTCTTTCTGGTGGCAGGGGCAATGGCGGCGGAGTTGGGGTGGGATGCCGAGGAGCAGCAGCGGCAGATCGATGATGTGCAAAAGGTCTTTGCAATACTTCAGAATAGAGGCAGACAGCAATGTTTTTAGAAACCGCCGATATAGAAACGGCGACGGCCGAATACGCAGCACGCTTCAGCGGTGCGGCGGGCGAATACTTCCTTGCCATGCAGGCGGAGATAACCCTTAATCTTCTCGGGGATTTACCCGGAGCGCGGGTTCTCGATGTCGGCGGCGGGCATGCCCAGCTGGCCGAGCCGCTGATACAACATGGCTATACGGTGACGGTTACCGGCAGTGCCGACAGTTGCCGGACACGCCTTGACGAAAGACTTGCCCCGGGGTCGTTCACCTATCAGACCTGCGACTCCCTGGCCTTGCCCTACGCCGATCGTTCCTTTGACGTGGTCATGGCCTTCCGGCTTCTTCCCCATGTCAGCAGATGGCGGGAAATTATCGCCGAACTGAGCCGAGTAGCTGACAAATGCGTGATCTTTGATTATCCTGACCGGCGATCGACGAACATTCTTTATGAACTGCTTTTCAATATGAAGAAGAAAATGGAAGGCAATACCCGGCCCTTCACCCTTTTTTCCAGGGCCGAGATTGCCGCTGCAACCGCCGAGAACGGCTTTGGCCCACCGGTTTTTCGACCGGAGTTTTTTCTGCCCATGGTGCTGCACCGTAAGCTCGGCAATAAAAATCTGTCAATGGGTCTGGAGCGCTGTTTTCAGCTTACCGGCATTACCCGATTGTTCGGTTCGCCAATAATTTTCAGGAGTAACCGCGAGAGATAATGTTTTATCCGTCCGAGTTTTTTTCCTGAGGAGTACAATTTTGTCAGAGACCACACCCGCAACACGCAACATACTGATACTTTCCCCCCAGCCGTTTTTCCAGAATCGGGGAACGCCGATTGCTGTAAGGATACTTGCGCAGGAGCTTGCCCTGCTCGGCCACAGCGTCCATCTACTTGTATATCATGAAGGGGAGGACATCGATATCCCCGGGGTAGTCTTGCACCGGATTCCCAAAATATGGGGGGTAAATAATATCCCGCCATCGCTGTCCTGGAAAAAACTGCTGTGTGATGTCTTCATGTTCTTTAAGGCTATTCAGCTGCATCGCCGCTATCGCTATGAGATTATTCATGCTGTCGAGGAATCGGCCTTCATGGCCCTGGTGATGAAAAAGATCTTCGGCACCCCCTATATCTACGATATGGATTCCTCCCTGGCCGCCCAGGTTATCGAGAAGTTTTCCTTTCTCCGGCCCCTGCGGCGACTCCTGGAATTCTTCGAGAGGCTGGTCATCAATGAGAGCTTTGGCGTGGTGGCGGTGTGTAAGGCCCTGGAGGATATCGCCCTGGCCTGTTCCTCCGATAAACTCGTGGTCCGTCTTGAAGATGTCAGCCTTCTGGAAACAACGGCCTGCGCCGATGAGTTGCTGCGGCAACGCTATAATATCTCCGGGCCGATAATGCTTTATGTGGGGAATCTTGAAAAATACCAAGGTATTGACCTTCTTCTGGAGGGCTTTCAGCTGGCCCTGCAACAGGGTTGCCAAGGCAATGTGGTGATCATCGGCGGCACGGAACAGACCATCGCTGCCTATAAAAAATATGCCGAGGAACTGGATATTCTCAACCACACCTATTTTTGCGGACCACGACCGGTTGCCCTCCTCGGGTACTATCTGGCCCAGGCCGATATCCTGCTATCGCCGAGGATTCAGGGCGACAACACCCCGATGAAACTGTATTCCTACCTCGATTCGGGCAAGGTGGTTCTGGCCACTAATCTACCGACCCACACCCAGGTGCTGCAGGAGGCCTTCGCCTGCCTGGTCGAGCCGACCAGGGAAGGCATGGCCGGCGGCATGGTGCGCTTGCTGGGCGATGCGGAATTGCGCGATCAACTCGGCAAGAAGGGTGGCAAGGTTGCCCGGGAAAAGTATTCTCTTGCGGCCTTCAAAGTGAAATTAAAACGGTTTTACCAAGAGGTTTCCAGAGGTTTGCAGGCCATGTACCGCACGGTCCTGGTCGCTATTACCCTCAATTACGAGGTGGAAGCGGTGGTGCTGGAAATCTTTGCGGGCGGCACCCAGCTCTGATTCCATCTACTCTCCAACGCAGGGATTTCTTATTTGTTAGGAATTTATGAAGATACTCGTAACCGGCGGCACCGGATTTACCGGCCACAATCTCAGTAAAAGACTCCTCCAGGACGGTCATCAGGTCAGGTTATTGGTGCGCAACACGGCTCGTGTGGCCCTTGAGCCCCAGCCGGGCCTTGAGGTTTATGAAGGGGATATCAGAGACCGGGAAGCGGTTAACAGGGCGGTAGAAGGCGTTGCCAAGGTCTTCAACATCGCCGCGATGTTTCGCACGGCGGGTTCGGTTGACAAGGATTATCACGATATCCATGTCGTGGGCACCCGGCATCTTCTGGAGGCGGCGGTGAAAAACCGCGTCGAACGTTTTGTCCACTGCAGTACTGTTGGGGTGCACGGCGACATTAAAGTGCCGCCGGCAAACGAGGAGGCACCCTATGCCCCTGCTGATATCTACCAACGGACGAAACTTGAAGGGGAGCTGATGGCCCGTGAGTTTGCCGTAAAGAACGGTCTTGCTCTGTCAGTGGTCCGGCCGACGGCCATCTACGGACCTGGTGATTTACGGCTTCTCAAGCTCTTTAAGCTGGCGGTCAAAAAAATTACCCCGGTCATCGGCACCGGCAAAATCTTCTACCACATGGTCTATATCGACGATCTGGTGCAGGGCTTCATCCTTGCCTCGGAAAGGCCGGAGGCGATCGGCGAGGCCTTCATCATCGGCGGCGATGAGAACATGATTCTCGACGATCTGCTTTCGACCATCGCCCGGATAACCGGCAGCCCGGATGTCAAGGTGCATATTCCGGCCCTGCCCTTTCAATTGATCGGCTCACTTTGTGAGAAGATCTGTATCCCCCTGGGAATTAATCCGCCCATCTACCGGCGTCGCGTCGATTTCTTCACCAAGAGCCGCTCCTTTGATATCTCCAAGGCCAAAAGACTGCTCGGTTACACCCCGAAATATGGTCTGCAGGAGGGACTGCGCCGGACCGCTTTATGGTATCAAGAACAAGGGGTGTTGTAGTTTTCCGGCATTTTCCTGTCGCGTCCCGCGATCCTTGGCAGGTAAAAAAAGAAAAATGACTTCATTGCCTTGTGGATGGTCAAAGAAGCCGTTTATAATAGTTTGAAAGCCGCGGCAAAATTTCTGCTTTCCCCGGATTGCCGATAATCGGCGTTCTGCCAAGGTCTGAAAAAGAGCTACCAAACTATGGATGTATTTGTTGCACGACAGCCGATCTTCCGGGCCGACAAAAAATTATTTGCCTACGAATTGCTTTTTCGCACTGGTATGTCCAATGCCTTCCCAGGAATCGATGGCGAGACGGCGACCTCAAGCCTTTTGTCCAGCTCGTTTTTTACGGTGGGGATTGAGCATATCTCCGGCGGCAAGGTGGTGTTCATCAATTTTACCGAAGAGCTGCTGGTGCGGGGAACGCCGTCAATGTTTCCAAGAGAGCAGGTCATCGTTGAAGTGCTTGAGGAAGTTCAGCCCACCGAGGCGGTCATCGCCGCCTGTCAAGAGCTGGTGCAAAAAGGGTATACGCTTGCCCTCGATGATTTTGTTTTTCACAATGATCTTCGTCCCTTGTTGGAGATTACCAAGATCATCAAGATCGACTTCCGTCTTACGCCAATCGGTGAAATTGCCGAAATATTATCGCAATTAAGCCAATATAACTGTGAGTTTCTGGCGGAAAAGATTGAGACCCACGAGGAATTCATGGAGGCCAAGGCACTCGGCTTCAGCTATTTTCAAGGCTACTTCTTTGCCAAACCGGAGATACTGAAAAACAAGGATATCTCGCCGTCGCAGATGACGATCATGCAGCTCATCTGTGAGGTCAACCGGGCGGAGTTTCATGTCAAGAAAATGGAACAATTGATCAATCAGGATGTGTCGATATCCTACAAGCTGGTCAATTATCTCAACTCTGCCTATTTTGGCAGGCGCCACCCGGTGTCGTCCATCCAGCAGGCCATTGCCTACCTCGGCGAGCGGGGGCTGCGAATGTTCATTTCGCTTATTGCCACCAGCCGACTGGTTGATAATAAGCCCGATGAATTGTTGAAGATCTCGGCGATTCGGGCAAAATTTCTTGAGCAAATCGCTATCGACTTGAATATGGACAGCGGCGAGTTCTTTATGCTCGGGCTCTTTTCCCTGCTGGACGCCATGCTCGACAATTCCATGGAGCATCTCGTCGGTCAGTTACCCCTGCAGGCCCATGTCAACCAGGCTCTGGTGATGAAGACCGGCAGACTCGCGCCCTATCTGCGCCTTGTCGAATATTATGAGACCTGCGACTGGACGGCACTTGATGAACAGCTTGCTCAGCTGCATATTGACCCGGAGAAAATCCAGAACTACTATATCAATGCAGTGCGGTTGGCGGACTTCTTCTAAAACCCCATCAGGGGACAGGTACCTCAGATACTTCCATGCATCTTGCAGCTGGCTTTTTCCGCGTTATCGTTTGTTTATCTTTTCTTACCCTTGCCCCGTCGGCTATGGCTCTTGAGATGGGTGGCGGGTATTCCAGGCAATTGCTTAATAACACTGCTATTGAGCAATATGAGATGGTGGTCCGTCAGCCGCTGGCCTATAAAGCTGAGTTGAGTGGCTGGTCTGATCAAACGAAGCGTATGCCCTTGCGCATGGTATTCGGCGGGGAACTGCGGATTTCCTCAGTGGTCGAGATGGCTATGGCGGTAATCCGGGAAGCGGATACCGCCCATCCGGCGGTCGGCAAATTCACCATTATGCCGCAGCTGGTTCTCAGGCCGCATAACAGGCTCCATTGGTTTTTTGGACTGGGAGCCGGTCTTATGGGCGGGGATACGGCATTTACCGAGCATGATCTCGGCGGCAATTTCTTCCTGGCCTCCAAGATCGGAACGCGCCTCCTTCTTGGCGATAACTGGGGCAGTGAACTTGTCTACTATCATCAATCCAATGGCGGAATCTACGACCACAACGCCAGCCTCAATATGTGCCAATTCGCTCTTTTCTACAGATTTTAACCCCTTCTTGGGTCTTCATGAGCACATGGAATTGCCGGCGGGCGAGGAGGCTAGGCTGTCAGATCCAGCGCCGCTTGCGGAAATACAGCAGCTGGCCGAAGACGACGCACAAGACGACCACCACGACAATGGCAAAGGCCCAGGGATAATCGGCGCCGGGGATGCCGCCGACATTAATGCCGAGCAGGCCGGTGAGAAAGCTCAAGGGAAGAAAAATTACGGTAACCAGCGACAGGGTGTACATTCGCGAATTCAACTGTTCCGACAGCAGGCTGACCAGCTCTTCCTGGGCAATCAAGGCCCGTTCGTGAATGGAGTCGAGATCCTCGATAATCCTGGTCAGGCTATTGGTGGTTTCGCGCAGGTGCCGGCGATCTCTGGTGCTGATCCAGGAGATGGTTTCCGCCTGGATGCGGGTGAGGGCCTCGCGTTGCGGTGAAAGGTAACGGCGGAGGAGGATGGCCTTGCGGCGGATTGCCGAGATCTGGGTGCGCAGCCCTTTATTGCCGGACTGCACAACCTGCTCTTCCAGCGAGGAGGCCTGATCATCAATGACGTCGATGGCACTCTCGATGTTCGAGGTGAGGAGTTCGGCGAGCACCTCGATAAAGCCACCGCTGGTGGCCGGACCCTGGCCGGCAAGCAGGCTGTCGGCGATTTCGCTGACCGACAACAGGCGGCGCTTGCGGGTGGAGATGATACGCATTTCCTCGGCCCAGATTCGCACCGAGATCATGTCTTCATGGTCCGAGCCCGGGTTGTGGTTGATGCCACGCAGGGTGAGCAGCAGGCCTTTACCGACAGCTATCGACCGGGGTCTGGTTTCTTCACTGAGCAGGGTCCGGGAAACCACCGGGTCAAGCCCACTCCTTTGCTCTATCCAGGACACCGCCCGGTCAGCGTCGTAGGAGAAATGCACCCACAACCGGCCATCGGCCGGTGTCCAGCCTTCTACCTCCTCCCAGGTGAGCGGGCGTCCGCCGCCCTGGCCATCGAGGAGAAACGCGTGAATCAAGCCCTGGTCTTCCATAGTATTATTCAATCACCGCCGGGCGGAGCCGATGGGCAAAAAATTGCTGGGCGGAAAGCGGTGTTTCGCCGGCGGCAGGCTGCCTTCTTTGGTAGCTGCCATCCGGCTGCATGTCCCAGGAAAAGGTATTGTCACTTTCATAAACGGCGAGAATATCTTCCAATTCCGCCTTAATTTTTGGGCTTTCCACGGGCATGATGGTTTCCATTCGTGATTCAAGATTGCGTTTCATCCAGTCGGCCGAACCGATGAGGAAGATCGGGTCGCCGCCGTTTTCAAAACGATAGATCCGGCTATGTTCGAGGAAGCGGCCGACAATGCTGTACACCCGGATGGTCTCCGACAGCCCCGGCACACCGGCCTTCAGGCTGCACAGGCCGCGGATATTCATGGAGATCGGTACCCCGGCCTGACTGGCCAGATAGAGTTCGCGGATGATCTGCCGGTCCTGCAGCTGGTTCATCTTGGTTTTGATCCCCGAAGGCTTACCGGCCTTATGGTTGATAACCTCCTCGCGGATGAGGGCGACGAAGCGATCGCGCATATTGTGCGGGGCAACCAGCAGCAGGTTGTATTCCTGGGCGGCAATGGCCCCGGTCAGCTCGTTGAACAGCCGGCTCACCTCCCAGCCGAGTTTTTCATGGCAGCTGATGATCCCCAGATCGCCATACAATTTCGCCGTTCCGGTGTGGTAATTGCCGGTGCCGATATGGATGTAGCGTTTGATGCCGTCGCTTTCCTCGCGGACGATCATGGCCAGTTTGACATGGGTCTTTAATCCCTCGACGCCATAGACCACGTGGGCCCCGGCCTGTTCGAGGATCTTGCCCCAGGCGATGTTCGGGGCCTCATCGAAACGGGCGGTGATCTCCACCAGGACGGCAACCTGCTTGCCGCGCTGGGCCGCCTCCATCAGGGCCTTGACGATCGGCGATTGGGTGGCGGTGCGGTAGATGGTCAGTTTGATCGCCAGAACCTTCGGGTCGCTGGCGGCGTGCTGCAGCAGGCGGAGGATCGAGGTGTCGAAGTCATGGTAGGGGAGATGGATAAGCAGGTCGCCCCTTTTAATCTCGTTGAAGAAGGCATTGCAGTCATCGGGATGGAGGTTTTGCAGATCCCGGTGGGTTTTCGGCACATGCGGGGCATCGCGAAGGTCGCCCCTGCCGTCGATCTTCAGTTCGAGCAGGTCTTTATAGCCGAGCATGCCGCCGATGGCCATGGTCTGGGTGACATCGATATCCAGTTGTTCTACCAGCCAGGCACGCAGGTCGACGGGGGTATCTTCACTGACCTCAAGGCGGACGATGCCTGCAAATTTCCGGAAATTCAGCTCGGCGGTGACCATGCCGATGATGCTGCCCGGTTCCATGTCCTCGGTCTGCAGTTCATCAAGACGGGCGCGATCCCAGGGGTTGTCTTTGGCCGCCCGGGTAACGCGAAAGTAATAGCAGGCAAAGGCGACTGCCTTTGGGAAGAGGAGGCGCAGGTTATTGGCGATGACCTCCTCAAGGCGGACAAAACCGCGATTGCCGGGCAAGGCCACCCAGCGTTTGCGGTTGGCCGGCACCTTCAGGCGGACAAAACGGGTTCGGTCGTCTTCCTGGGTGATAACGATGGCGATATTCAGACAGAGATTACTGATGAACGGAAAGGGATGGGCAGCGTCAACGGCCAGTGGGGTGAGGATCGGTAAAACGGCATCCTCGAAGTATTTGGTGAGGAATGCTTGATCCTCCTTATCGATGAATGGGTAGGTTTTAAAGTGGATACCTTCCTTGCCAAGGGCCGGCACCAGAACCTTGTCAAACAGGTCGCTGAGGATGCGCGTCTGCCGCAGCAACTCCTCCCAGCAGAGGGCCAGTTCTTCGCAGGGGGTGAGGCCGT of the Desulforhopalus sp. genome contains:
- a CDS encoding glycosyltransferase; the encoded protein is MSETTPATRNILILSPQPFFQNRGTPIAVRILAQELALLGHSVHLLVYHEGEDIDIPGVVLHRIPKIWGVNNIPPSLSWKKLLCDVFMFFKAIQLHRRYRYEIIHAVEESAFMALVMKKIFGTPYIYDMDSSLAAQVIEKFSFLRPLRRLLEFFERLVINESFGVVAVCKALEDIALACSSDKLVVRLEDVSLLETTACADELLRQRYNISGPIMLYVGNLEKYQGIDLLLEGFQLALQQGCQGNVVIIGGTEQTIAAYKKYAEELDILNHTYFCGPRPVALLGYYLAQADILLSPRIQGDNTPMKLYSYLDSGKVVLATNLPTHTQVLQEAFACLVEPTREGMAGGMVRLLGDAELRDQLGKKGGKVAREKYSLAAFKVKLKRFYQEVSRGLQAMYRTVLVAITLNYEVEAVVLEIFAGGTQL
- a CDS encoding zinc transporter ZntB yields the protein MNNTMEDQGLIHAFLLDGQGGGRPLTWEEVEGWTPADGRLWVHFSYDADRAVSWIEQRSGLDPVVSRTLLSEETRPRSIAVGKGLLLTLRGINHNPGSDHEDMISVRIWAEEMRIISTRKRRLLSVSEIADSLLAGQGPATSGGFIEVLAELLTSNIESAIDVIDDQASSLEEQVVQSGNKGLRTQISAIRRKAILLRRYLSPQREALTRIQAETISWISTRDRRHLRETTNSLTRIIEDLDSIHERALIAQEELVSLLSEQLNSRMYTLSLVTVIFLPLSFLTGLLGINVGGIPGADYPWAFAIVVVVVLCVVFGQLLYFRKRRWI
- a CDS encoding HDOD domain-containing protein — protein: MDVFVARQPIFRADKKLFAYELLFRTGMSNAFPGIDGETATSSLLSSSFFTVGIEHISGGKVVFINFTEELLVRGTPSMFPREQVIVEVLEEVQPTEAVIAACQELVQKGYTLALDDFVFHNDLRPLLEITKIIKIDFRLTPIGEIAEILSQLSQYNCEFLAEKIETHEEFMEAKALGFSYFQGYFFAKPEILKNKDISPSQMTIMQLICEVNRAEFHVKKMEQLINQDVSISYKLVNYLNSAYFGRRHPVSSIQQAIAYLGERGLRMFISLIATSRLVDNKPDELLKISAIRAKFLEQIAIDLNMDSGEFFMLGLFSLLDAMLDNSMEHLVGQLPLQAHVNQALVMKTGRLAPYLRLVEYYETCDWTALDEQLAQLHIDPEKIQNYYINAVRLADFF
- a CDS encoding NAD-dependent epimerase/dehydratase family protein, producing the protein MKILVTGGTGFTGHNLSKRLLQDGHQVRLLVRNTARVALEPQPGLEVYEGDIRDREAVNRAVEGVAKVFNIAAMFRTAGSVDKDYHDIHVVGTRHLLEAAVKNRVERFVHCSTVGVHGDIKVPPANEEAPYAPADIYQRTKLEGELMAREFAVKNGLALSVVRPTAIYGPGDLRLLKLFKLAVKKITPVIGTGKIFYHMVYIDDLVQGFILASERPEAIGEAFIIGGDENMILDDLLSTIARITGSPDVKVHIPALPFQLIGSLCEKICIPLGINPPIYRRRVDFFTKSRSFDISKAKRLLGYTPKYGLQEGLRRTALWYQEQGVL
- a CDS encoding acyloxyacyl hydrolase translates to MHLAAGFFRVIVCLSFLTLAPSAMALEMGGGYSRQLLNNTAIEQYEMVVRQPLAYKAELSGWSDQTKRMPLRMVFGGELRISSVVEMAMAVIREADTAHPAVGKFTIMPQLVLRPHNRLHWFFGLGAGLMGGDTAFTEHDLGGNFFLASKIGTRLLLGDNWGSELVYYHQSNGGIYDHNASLNMCQFALFYRF